A segment of the Parasphingopyxis algicola genome:
CGCGGGCCGGGGCCGGGGTCGTGGCCGCGACGTCCGGCGCGGCGCCGATCTGCGCTATGATTATGAGATCACGCTGGAAGAGGCGTTCAACGGCAAGGAAGCCGAGCTCACCCTCGATGTCACGGCATCGTGCGAGACTTGCGAGGGATCGGGCGCCAAGCCGGGAACGTCGGCCCAGACCTGCGCAACCTGTCAGGGCCATGGCAAGGTACGCGCGCAACAGGGGCTGTTCCTTGTCGAACGGACCTGTCCGTCCTGTCACGGCCTCGGTCAGGTGATCGCCGATCCCTGCGAGAACTGCCGCGGCGAAGGGCGGGTCGATACGACCAAGACGATCGACGTCAAAATCCCGCCGGGCGTCGACGATGGAACGCGCATTCGGGTCTCCGGCGAAGGCGAAGCGGGCGCCCGCGGAGGCCCCGCCGGCGATCTCTATATCTTCATCCATCTCGCGCGCCACGAGCTGTTCCAGCGCGAAGGGACGACCTTGTTCGCCCGCTGCCCGATCTCCTTCACGACCGCGGCTTTGGGCGGCTCGATCGAAGTCCCCGGACTCGACGGCGAAATCCATACATTTCTGATTCCGGCCGGGATGCAGACCGGGAAGCAGCTGCGAAAACGCGGTGCAGGCATGCCGGTGCTGCAGGGCCGGGGTTATGGCGATCTTGTCGCGCAGTTCGACGTCGAAACGCCGACGCGGCTTTCGGCGCGCCAGAAGGAGCTGCTGCAGGAATTCCGCGAAACCGAAACCGGCGAGGAAAGCCCGGAAAGCGCCAGCTTTTTCGGCAAGTTGAAAACGATGTTCAGCGAATAAGGACAGTATGGCGGGGGCAGGCACCAGCGATGCGCAGGCCCGCCGCGATGCCGCGATCGCAGCCTATCGGCGGGGCGATGAAGATGCGCTGGCGCTGATTGGCGAGGCGCTCCGGGAGATGCCGAACGACGGCGGACTGCTGATCAGCGAAGCGGCGTTGAAGGTCGGTCGCGGCGATCCGAACGCGCTGGCGCGTATCGAATCGATCATCCGTCGCGCGCCGGACTGGGTCGATGGACAGATCGCGTTGGCCGAATTCCGATGGGAATCCGGCGAAATCCAATGCTACCTGAAAGAGATCGAAGCGGCGCTGTCACGATTGCCGCGACACGCCGGACTGTGGAAGGCTTATATC
Coding sequences within it:
- the dnaJ gene encoding molecular chaperone DnaJ, with the protein product MTEVDYYELLQVDRGVDGATLKSAYRKLAMEYHPDRNPGDSECEAKFKSINEAYECLKDPQKRAAYDRFGHAAFQNGAGGGGHQQDGFSAFSDIFENIFGEDFMGAGRGRGRGRDVRRGADLRYDYEITLEEAFNGKEAELTLDVTASCETCEGSGAKPGTSAQTCATCQGHGKVRAQQGLFLVERTCPSCHGLGQVIADPCENCRGEGRVDTTKTIDVKIPPGVDDGTRIRVSGEGEAGARGGPAGDLYIFIHLARHELFQREGTTLFARCPISFTTAALGGSIEVPGLDGEIHTFLIPAGMQTGKQLRKRGAGMPVLQGRGYGDLVAQFDVETPTRLSARQKELLQEFRETETGEESPESASFFGKLKTMFSE